In the genome of Meles meles chromosome 4, mMelMel3.1 paternal haplotype, whole genome shotgun sequence, one region contains:
- the LOC123940205 gene encoding LOW QUALITY PROTEIN: protein ecdysoneless homolog (The sequence of the model RefSeq protein was modified relative to this genomic sequence to represent the inferred CDS: inserted 1 base in 1 codon; substituted 1 base at 1 genomic stop codon) yields the protein MEENMKLATVEDTVEYHLFLTPDEPRDPEKLKEILQKYIERIMTHFAPLLVHYIWQNQPFNLKYKPGKGDVPAHMFGMKKFGDNIEDEWFIVYIVKQITKEFPELVARIEDNDGEFLLIEAADFLPKWLDPDNSANRVFFYHGELCIIPAPRKPGAVPWLPTTPPTVLQALNIISTHPEEILASKSIRAAVNRRIRGYPEKIQASLHRAHCFLPAGIVAVLKQRPRLVAAGVQAFYLRDPIDLRACRVFKTFLPETRIMTSVTFTKCLYAQLVQQRFVPDRRSGYKMPPPSHPQYRAHELGMKLAHGFEILCSKFSPHFSDSKKSFMTPSPLWAGFLESLKKNDYFKGLIEGSAEHRXRLEMATNYFQLSVNRSESSLAMSPGEEILTLLQTIPFDMEELKKEEANLPPEDDDQWLDLSPDQLDQLLQEAAGKKDAEPVSKEEENYDLSQVSESMKAFISKVSTHKGAELPREPSEAPITFDADSFLNYFDKVLGSSSHESDSDDLDEEDFECLDSDDDLDIKTQETEEDASVKGTLNNLKSYMAQMDQELAHTSIGKSFTTQKXMEPLSQTTSNNSDEEDSGAGGSVMTPVDVDLNLVSNILESYSFQAGLAGPASKLLQSMGIQLPDNTDHRPTSKPIKD from the exons ATGGAGGAAAATATGAAGCTTGCTACAGTGGAAGACACTGTGGAATATCACCTATTCCTGACACCAGATGAACCAAGGGACCCAGAAAAGCTCAAAGAGATTCTTCAAAAGTATATTGAGAGGATAATGACTCATTTTGCACCTTTGCTGGTCCACTATATCTGGCAGAATCAGCCTTTCAATCTCAAATACAAACCTGGGAAAGGAGATGTTCCTGCTCATATGTTTGGCATGAAAAAGTTTGGGGATAACATTGAGGATGAATGGTTTATTGTTTATATAGTAAAGCAGATTACAAAGGAATTTCCAGAGTTAGTAGCAAGGATTGAAGACAATGATGGTGAATTCTTGTTAATAGAAGCTGCTGACTTTCTCCCTAAATGGTTGGATCCTGATAATAGTGCCAATAGGGTGTTTTTCTACCATGGAGAATTGTGCATTATTCCTGCTCCAAGGAAACCTGGAGCAGTGCCCTGGTTACCCACCACACCCCCAACAGTCCTACAAGCATTGAATATAATCTCAACACACCCAGAAGAAATTTTGGCTTCAAAATCTATACGAGCTGCTGTGAATAGGCGCATCAGAGGATACCCAGAAAAAATTCAAGCCTCTCTTCATCGTGCACACTGCTTCCTTCCAGCTGGCATTGTAGCAGTGTTAAAGCAACGCCCCAGACTGGTGGCTGCAGGAGTCCAGGCATTTTACCTGCGGGACCCCATTGACCTGAGAGCCTGTCGTGTTTTCAAGACTTTCTTGCCTGAAACACGAATAATGACATCGGTGACTTTCACTAAATGTCTGTATGCACAGTTGGTACAACAAAGGTTTGTGCCAGACCGGCGGAGTGGATACAAGATGCCTCCTCCATCTCATCCCCAGTATCGAGCCCATGAATTGGGCATGAAGTTGGCTCATGGATTTGAGATCTTATGCTCCAAATTTAGCCCACATTTTTCTGACTCTAAGAAATCCTTCATGACTCCCTCACCACTCTGGGCTGGCTTCCTTGAAAGTCTGAAAAAGAATGATTACTTTAAGGGACTGATAGAAGGTTCTGCTGAGCACC CAAGGCTAGAAATGGCAACGAACTACTTCCAACTCTCAGTAAACCGATCAGAAAGTTCCCTTGCTATGAGCCCAGGTGAAGAAATCTTAACCTTATTACAGACCATACCATTTGATATGGAAGAGCTTAAGAAGGAAGAAGCTAATCTTCCCCCAGAAGATGATGACCAGTGGTTGGATCTCTCACCAGATCAGCTGGACCAGCTGCTGCAGGAAGCTGCTGGCAAAAAAGATGCAGAGCCAGTTTCCAAGGAGGAAGAGAATTATGACTTAAGTCAAGTCTCAGAAAGCATGAAAGCTTTCATTTCCAAAGTCTCAACCCACAAAGGAGCAGAGCTGCCTCGAGAACCTTCTGAGGCTCCAATCACTTTTGATGCAGActcttttcttaattattttgacAAGGTTTTAGGGTCAAGTTCTCATGAATCAGACTCCGATGATCTGGATGAGGAAGACTTTGAATGTTTAGACAGTGATGATGACTTGGATATTAAAACACAGGAGACAGAGGAGGATGCATCTGTGAAAGGAACTCTTAATAATCTCAAGTCATACATGGCTCAGATGGACCAGGAATTGGCACATACCAGTATCGGCAAAAGTTTCACCACCCAGAAGTAAATGGAACCTCTATCCCAGACTACCAGTAATAATTCAGATGAGGAAGATTCTGGTGCAGGAGGATCTGTTATGACACCAGTGGATGTAGACCTGAACCTGGTTTCAAATATACTGGAATCCTATAGCTTCCAAGCTGGACTGGCAGGACCTGCGTCAAAACTTTTACAAAGCATGGGCATACAGCTGCCTGATAACACTGATCACAGGCCCACAAGTAAGCCGATAAAAGATTAG